The following coding sequences are from one Mesotoga infera window:
- a CDS encoding glutamate--tRNA ligase, whose protein sequence is MVRCRFAPSPTGNLHVGGVRTALFNWLFAKNQSGSFVLRIEDTDTERSEKIFEDQILSSMKWCGLDWSEGPDIGGDYGPYRQSERVELGFYDRYAQELIERGHAYCAVYSKSDQESVLRTSAEIPRLADDEVYTVKFRIPEGKTEFSDLSKGEMTFENENFSDFIIIKSNGFPTYNFAVVVDDHMMDITHVFRGEDHLTNTPRQIMIYKALNWESPTFMHIPLILGSDRAPLSKRHGHTSVDHFRREGYLSVGLMNYLALLGWTVDQEIFDYHEKVRDFIPSDISNKGVVFDYEKLEWINGKHLRLLEPEELIVQFGLWLKFTGRFDYYASIEADQFYSREVLAMSREKINTLEQLFDFSAPFFSDEVDYQEDYVVKYLHNEWSKDLISAAIRKFEDAFDWSVEAVEKIVRELAEEKITSKKNTFQTLRGGVTGRLVTPGLFETISVLGRDRVLERLESLLEMIEYEEGNLSD, encoded by the coding sequence ATGGTAAGGTGTAGATTTGCGCCAAGTCCTACCGGCAATCTTCATGTTGGTGGTGTAAGGACAGCGTTGTTTAATTGGTTATTTGCGAAGAATCAAAGTGGAAGTTTTGTGCTGAGAATAGAAGATACCGATACTGAGCGTTCTGAGAAGATATTTGAAGATCAGATTCTCTCCTCAATGAAATGGTGTGGTCTCGACTGGTCGGAGGGGCCGGACATTGGTGGAGACTACGGACCTTATAGACAAAGTGAACGAGTAGAACTAGGCTTCTACGATAGATATGCTCAAGAGCTTATTGAAAGAGGACACGCGTACTGTGCTGTCTATTCAAAATCCGACCAGGAGAGTGTATTGCGGACCTCGGCTGAGATTCCACGTTTAGCAGACGATGAGGTCTATACCGTCAAATTCAGGATTCCTGAAGGTAAGACTGAGTTTTCTGATCTTTCAAAGGGGGAGATGACCTTTGAGAATGAGAACTTCTCTGACTTCATAATAATTAAGTCCAATGGATTTCCTACCTATAATTTTGCAGTGGTCGTCGATGATCACATGATGGACATCACTCACGTTTTCAGAGGGGAAGATCATCTTACAAACACTCCCAGACAGATAATGATATACAAAGCCCTAAACTGGGAATCACCAACTTTTATGCACATACCGCTGATTCTTGGGAGTGACAGGGCTCCTCTTTCAAAGAGACATGGCCACACGAGTGTAGATCATTTCAGAAGGGAAGGTTATCTCAGTGTAGGATTGATGAACTATCTAGCCCTTCTCGGATGGACAGTTGATCAGGAAATCTTCGACTACCATGAGAAAGTCAGAGATTTCATTCCTTCCGATATCTCTAATAAGGGCGTAGTCTTCGATTACGAAAAGCTAGAATGGATCAATGGAAAACACTTGAGATTGCTCGAACCCGAAGAGCTGATCGTGCAGTTTGGACTGTGGTTGAAGTTTACAGGGAGATTTGACTACTATGCCAGTATCGAAGCCGATCAGTTTTATTCTAGAGAAGTCCTTGCAATGTCCAGAGAAAAGATCAACACTCTTGAACAATTATTCGATTTCTCGGCTCCCTTTTTCAGCGATGAAGTCGATTATCAAGAGGACTACGTTGTCAAATATCTGCACAATGAATGGAGCAAGGATCTAATATCTGCAGCAATTAGGAAGTTCGAAGACGCGTTTGATTGGTCTGTTGAGGCTGTTGAGAAGATCGTAAGAGAACTTGCGGAGGAAAAGATCACGTCAAAGAAGAATACTTTCCAGACTCTAAGAGGGGGGGTAACGGGCAGACTCGTGACTCCAGGACTTTTCGAGACTATTTCAGTGCTTGGCCGAGATAGAGTTCTGGAGAGATTGGAGAGTCTGCTCGAAATGATAGAGTATGAAGAAGGGAATCTCTCTGATTGA